One Streptomyces puniciscabiei DNA segment encodes these proteins:
- a CDS encoding SDR family NAD(P)-dependent oxidoreductase has protein sequence MSHAPHPTGPSKRAGPVATSVPDAGPVPGPAGNLGGTALVTGASSGIGAVVARRLAAEGGWRLVLNGRDATRLEQVAAPLDALAVPADLTRPGAGRLLTDLVLDHAGRLDLLVACAGLGWAGDFTGMPHTRIDEIVGVDLLATLHLVRALLPHMVAAGTGRIVLIGSVAGSVGVRGEAVYSAAKAALAAFADALRYELRRTGVGVTHVIPGAVDTPFFERRGTPYTRGWPRPVPAERVADAVLAAVRHGRDEVYVPGWLRYPALVRGVAPGLYRCLAARFG, from the coding sequence ATGTCCCACGCCCCGCACCCCACAGGACCGTCGAAACGCGCCGGGCCGGTCGCGACCTCCGTGCCGGACGCGGGCCCCGTGCCAGGACCGGCCGGGAACCTGGGCGGCACCGCCCTGGTGACGGGTGCCTCGTCGGGCATCGGCGCCGTCGTCGCCCGCCGGCTCGCCGCCGAGGGAGGCTGGCGGCTGGTGCTGAACGGGCGCGACGCCACCCGTCTGGAGCAGGTGGCCGCCCCGCTCGACGCCCTGGCCGTGCCGGCGGACCTGACCCGGCCGGGCGCCGGCCGTCTGCTCACCGATCTGGTCCTGGACCACGCGGGCCGCCTGGACCTGCTGGTGGCCTGCGCCGGGCTGGGGTGGGCCGGCGACTTCACCGGCATGCCGCACACCCGCATCGACGAGATCGTCGGCGTCGACCTGCTGGCCACCCTGCACCTCGTGCGCGCCCTGCTGCCCCACATGGTCGCGGCCGGCACCGGACGCATCGTGCTCATCGGGTCCGTCGCGGGCAGCGTCGGCGTGCGCGGCGAGGCGGTGTACTCCGCGGCGAAGGCCGCCCTCGCCGCCTTCGCCGACGCCCTGCGCTACGAGCTGCGCCGCACCGGGGTGGGCGTGACCCATGTGATCCCCGGCGCGGTCGACACGCCGTTCTTCGAGCGCCGGGGCACCCCCTACACGAGGGGATGGCCGCGCCCGGTGCCGGCCGAGCGGGTGGCGGACGCCGTCTTGGCTGCTGTCCGGCACGGCAGGGACGAGGTGTACGTCCCCGGGTGGCTGCGGTATCCCGCCCTGGTGCGCGGCGTCGCGCCCGGGCTCTACCGGTGTCTCGCCGCGCGCTTCGGGTGA
- a CDS encoding SRPBCC family protein produces MPVDLTGTYLTLDDGRPAVRFSRTYDHPVDRVWHFVTDPDELQQWFPSRAEMELRPGGAIRFTGDPNMPESTGRVLAVDPPRHLAFAWGGDELRFDLEAVGDRRTLFTLTNVLGEADTAARNGAGWEVCLAALDAKARGERFEGAHAGISAPWKEFYDAYLGAGVPSGAPVPGLD; encoded by the coding sequence ATGCCCGTCGACCTCACCGGCACCTATCTGACCCTGGACGACGGCCGCCCCGCCGTCCGGTTCAGCCGCACCTACGACCATCCGGTGGACCGCGTCTGGCACTTCGTCACCGATCCCGACGAACTCCAGCAGTGGTTCCCCTCCCGCGCCGAGATGGAGCTGCGTCCCGGCGGCGCCATCCGCTTCACCGGCGACCCGAACATGCCAGAGTCCACCGGCCGGGTGCTCGCCGTCGACCCGCCCCGGCACCTCGCCTTCGCGTGGGGCGGCGACGAGCTCCGCTTCGACCTGGAAGCCGTCGGCGACCGGCGCACCCTGTTCACGCTCACCAACGTCCTCGGCGAGGCGGACACCGCCGCCCGCAACGGCGCCGGCTGGGAGGTGTGCCTCGCCGCCCTCGACGCCAAGGCGCGCGGCGAGCGCTTCGAGGGCGCGCACGCCGGGATCAGCGCGCCCTGGAAAGAGTTCTACGACGCCTACCTCGGCGCCGGTGTGCCCTCCGGCGCACCCGTACCGGGCCTGGACTGA
- a CDS encoding ArsR/SmtB family transcription factor, translating into MADAALWSALADPHRRAIVALLLERPRSVGEIVEACGLSQPSTSKHLKVLREAGLVRVRQDAQRRVYALDPAPIAALDAWLAPYRRLWNDSLDALGRRLDETSDDT; encoded by the coding sequence ATGGCCGACGCAGCGCTCTGGTCCGCCCTCGCCGACCCGCATCGGCGGGCCATCGTCGCGCTCCTGCTCGAGCGCCCCCGGTCCGTCGGCGAGATCGTCGAGGCCTGCGGACTGAGCCAGCCGAGCACCTCCAAACATCTGAAGGTGCTCCGGGAGGCGGGCCTCGTCCGGGTCCGGCAGGACGCGCAGCGCCGTGTCTACGCCCTCGACCCGGCGCCGATCGCCGCCCTGGACGCCTGGCTCGCGCCCTACCGCCGGCTGTGGAACGACAGCCTGGACGCCCTGGGCCGGCGGCTCGACGAGACGTCGGACGACACCTGA
- a CDS encoding MFS transporter produces MSQKTLAEGSRAGAAAIEHADAASPRRWWILAVIAIAQLMVVLDATIVNIALPSAQTDLGFSDGNRQWIVTAYALAFASLLLLGGRTADLFGRKPAFLVGVVGFAAASALGGAANGFTMLVVARALQGAFGALLAPAALSLLNTTFTNARERARAFSVYGAIAGAGGAVGLLLGGVLTDALDWRWTLYVNVAIAVVAFAGGWILLGNHRDAENAKLDVPGTVLVAAGLFSLVYGFSNAETHDWGSPLTWGFLIAGGVLLAAFAGWQTRAAHPLLPLRILLDRDRAASFVAVLITGAGMFGVFLFLTYYLQLNLGFSPTKTGVAFLPMVGALMVTAQAGTTLLVPRFGPKAVIPLGFAVATAGLAWLTGIGLGSHYLSAVLPQLIVIGVGLGLVMPPAMQLATGGVAAEDAGVASATVNAMQQVGGSIGTALLNTLAASAATDYLSGRDATSKLVRAQATIESYTTAFWWSAGFFAAGALVAFLLYRRGVPQQDAGAAPVVHM; encoded by the coding sequence ATGTCCCAGAAGACCCTGGCCGAAGGCTCCCGCGCAGGAGCCGCCGCGATCGAACACGCGGACGCGGCCTCGCCGAGGCGGTGGTGGATCCTCGCGGTCATCGCCATCGCCCAGCTGATGGTCGTCCTCGACGCCACGATCGTGAACATCGCCCTGCCGTCCGCCCAGACCGACCTCGGCTTCTCCGACGGCAACCGGCAGTGGATCGTGACGGCGTACGCCCTCGCCTTCGCCTCCCTGCTGCTGCTCGGCGGCCGGACAGCCGACCTGTTCGGCCGCAAGCCCGCCTTCCTCGTCGGCGTCGTCGGCTTCGCCGCGGCCTCCGCGCTCGGCGGCGCCGCGAACGGCTTCACCATGCTGGTCGTCGCCCGGGCCCTGCAGGGTGCCTTCGGCGCACTCCTCGCACCCGCCGCGCTGTCGCTGCTCAACACCACGTTCACCAACGCCCGGGAGAGGGCCCGCGCCTTCAGCGTGTACGGCGCGATCGCCGGCGCCGGCGGTGCGGTGGGCCTGCTCCTCGGCGGTGTGCTGACCGACGCGCTCGACTGGCGCTGGACCCTCTACGTGAACGTGGCCATCGCGGTCGTCGCCTTCGCGGGCGGCTGGATCCTGCTGGGCAACCACCGCGACGCGGAGAACGCCAAGCTGGACGTGCCGGGCACGGTCCTCGTGGCCGCCGGTCTGTTCTCCCTGGTCTACGGCTTCTCCAACGCCGAGACCCACGACTGGGGCTCGCCGCTGACCTGGGGCTTCCTGATCGCGGGCGGGGTGCTGCTCGCGGCCTTCGCCGGGTGGCAGACCCGGGCCGCGCACCCGCTGCTGCCGCTGCGCATCCTGCTCGACCGCGACCGCGCGGCCTCCTTCGTCGCGGTGCTGATCACCGGCGCGGGCATGTTCGGCGTGTTCCTCTTCCTGACCTACTACCTCCAGCTCAACCTCGGCTTCAGCCCGACCAAGACCGGTGTGGCGTTCCTGCCGATGGTCGGCGCGCTCATGGTGACCGCACAGGCCGGCACCACGCTCCTGGTGCCCCGCTTCGGCCCCAAGGCGGTCATCCCGCTGGGCTTCGCGGTCGCCACGGCCGGCCTGGCCTGGCTGACCGGCATCGGTCTCGGCTCGCACTACCTGAGCGCGGTGCTGCCGCAGCTGATCGTGATCGGCGTGGGCCTCGGCCTGGTCATGCCGCCGGCCATGCAGCTGGCCACCGGCGGGGTCGCGGCCGAGGACGCGGGCGTGGCCTCCGCCACCGTCAACGCCATGCAGCAGGTGGGCGGTTCGATCGGCACGGCACTGCTGAACACCCTCGCCGCGAGCGCCGCCACCGACTACCTCTCCGGCCGGGACGCCACCAGCAAGCTGGTGCGGGCACAGGCGACCATCGAGAGCTACACGACCGCCTTCTGGTGGTCCGCGGGCTTCTTCGCCGCCGGCGCGCTGGTCGCCTTCCTGCTCTACCGGCGCGGGGTGCCGCAGCAGGACGCGGGAGCCGCACCGGTCGTCCACATGTGA
- a CDS encoding iron-containing redox enzyme family protein: protein MNSHERGPGLPPARGNVSAAVAAWLRGAGSLPRPAEAGEADPYGDDAQLALYLCYELHYRGFAGVGPETEWDPDLLRVRAALERRFLSALRADVPGHDGLDDALAALLVEPVEGSGVTHFLRAEGELWQLREYAAQRSLYHLKEADPHAWVLPRLWGRAKAGMAAVEFDEFGGGRADRVHARLFAELMTDLGLDSTYGRYLDAARAEMLAVVNLMSLFGLHRELRGALVGHFADVEITSSPGSRRLAEAMRRTGAGPAAEFFYDEHVEADAVHEQVVRHEVIGGLLAEEPELAADVAFGIDATEYLEDRLARRLLADWRAGRSSMRTPLASEISHTS from the coding sequence ATGAACAGCCACGAGCGCGGGCCGGGGCTGCCCCCGGCCCGAGGGAACGTGTCCGCCGCGGTCGCCGCCTGGCTGCGCGGCGCGGGGTCCCTCCCCCGCCCCGCCGAGGCCGGGGAGGCGGATCCCTACGGCGACGACGCGCAACTGGCCCTGTACCTCTGCTACGAGCTGCACTACCGGGGCTTCGCCGGTGTCGGGCCGGAGACCGAGTGGGACCCTGACCTGCTGCGGGTCCGCGCCGCGCTGGAGCGCCGTTTCCTGTCCGCGCTGCGCGCCGACGTGCCGGGCCACGACGGCCTCGACGACGCGCTCGCCGCGCTGCTGGTGGAACCGGTCGAGGGCAGCGGGGTCACCCACTTCCTCCGCGCCGAGGGCGAGTTGTGGCAGCTGCGCGAGTACGCCGCCCAGCGCTCCCTGTACCACCTGAAGGAGGCCGACCCGCACGCCTGGGTGCTGCCGCGGCTGTGGGGCCGGGCGAAGGCGGGGATGGCGGCGGTGGAGTTCGACGAGTTCGGCGGCGGCCGGGCCGACCGGGTCCACGCACGCCTGTTCGCCGAGCTGATGACGGACCTGGGCCTGGACAGCACCTACGGCCGGTATCTGGACGCCGCCCGAGCGGAGATGCTCGCCGTCGTCAACCTGATGTCCCTCTTCGGCCTGCACCGCGAGCTGCGCGGCGCGCTGGTGGGCCACTTCGCCGACGTGGAGATCACCTCCTCGCCGGGTTCCCGCCGGCTCGCCGAGGCCATGCGCCGCACCGGCGCCGGACCCGCGGCGGAGTTCTTCTACGACGAGCACGTCGAGGCGGACGCGGTCCACGAACAGGTGGTACGCCACGAGGTGATCGGCGGGCTGCTCGCCGAGGAGCCGGAACTCGCGGCGGACGTGGCCTTCGGGATCGACGCGACCGAGTATCTGGAGGACCGGCTGGCGCGGCGGCTGCTCGCCGACTGGCGTGCGGGGCGCTCGTCCATGCGCACACCCCTGGCGTCGGAAATATCCCATACATCCTGA
- a CDS encoding HemK2/MTQ2 family protein methyltransferase yields MIAVVLPGVYAPQDDTELLAESLREEAPPPGARVLDVGTGSGALALEAARRGAEVTAVDVSRLAVWTARMNAWLTGLPVRIRRGNLFGPVRGRTYDLILANPPYVPAPDAGGGSHGRSRAWDAGQDGRLLLDRICRDAPVLLRPGGVLLIVHSALSDPDRTVQLLRAARLKAAVVRRRWIPFGPVLRSREDWLRRRGLLAPSAHEEELVVVRAERAC; encoded by the coding sequence GTGATCGCTGTGGTGCTTCCGGGCGTGTACGCCCCGCAGGACGACACCGAGTTGCTGGCCGAGTCCCTCCGCGAGGAGGCCCCGCCGCCCGGCGCCCGGGTGCTCGACGTGGGCACCGGCAGCGGCGCACTGGCCCTGGAGGCGGCCCGGCGCGGTGCCGAGGTGACCGCGGTGGACGTGTCCCGGCTGGCGGTGTGGACGGCTCGGATGAACGCCTGGCTGACCGGGCTGCCGGTGCGGATCCGGCGCGGCAACCTCTTCGGGCCGGTGCGGGGCCGCACGTACGACCTCATCCTCGCGAACCCGCCGTACGTTCCCGCACCGGATGCCGGAGGCGGGTCGCACGGCCGGTCCCGGGCCTGGGACGCGGGCCAGGACGGCCGGCTGCTGCTGGACCGGATCTGCCGGGACGCCCCCGTGCTGCTGCGCCCCGGAGGCGTGCTGCTGATCGTGCACTCCGCGCTCAGCGATCCCGACCGCACCGTGCAACTGCTGCGTGCCGCCCGGCTGAAGGCCGCGGTGGTCCGTCGCCGCTGGATCCCCTTCGGTCCGGTGCTGCGCTCACGGGAGGACTGGCTGCGCCGGCGCGGACTGCTCGCGCCGTCCGCACACGAGGAGGAGCTGGTGGTCGTCCGTGCCGAACGAGCGTGCTGA
- a CDS encoding CDGSH iron-sulfur domain-containing protein yields MPNERAERARRITLQRQGPLLVEGPVEVELEDGTTVCSDRFRVALCTCGRSRRYPWCDTSHRRRTRDTG; encoded by the coding sequence GTGCCGAACGAGCGTGCTGAGCGGGCCCGCCGGATCACCCTGCAGCGGCAGGGGCCGCTGCTCGTGGAGGGGCCGGTGGAGGTCGAGTTGGAGGACGGCACCACGGTGTGCTCGGACCGTTTCCGTGTCGCCCTGTGCACCTGCGGGCGCAGTCGCCGTTACCCCTGGTGCGACACGAGTCATCGTCGCAGGACCAGGGACACCGGCTGA
- a CDS encoding protease inhibitor yields the protein MRNTARWAAALGLTAAAVCGPLTGAAVAAPGAAPSSLYAPSALVLTTGHGSGAATATPERAVTLTCAPTASGTHPAAAAACAELRGTGGDFDALKPAGDVWCNKLYDPVVVTVQGVWQGKRVSYERTFGNTCVRDSVGGGVFAF from the coding sequence ATGCGGAACACCGCGCGCTGGGCAGCGGCCCTCGGCCTCACGGCCGCCGCCGTTTGCGGACCCCTGACCGGGGCCGCCGTCGCTGCACCGGGCGCCGCCCCGTCGTCGCTCTACGCCCCCTCGGCGCTGGTCCTCACCACCGGCCACGGCAGCGGCGCGGCCACGGCCACCCCGGAGCGCGCCGTCACCCTGACCTGCGCGCCCACGGCCTCCGGAACCCATCCGGCAGCGGCGGCGGCCTGCGCCGAACTGCGCGGCACCGGCGGCGACTTCGATGCGCTGAAGCCCGCCGGCGACGTGTGGTGCAACAAGCTGTACGACCCGGTCGTCGTCACCGTCCAGGGCGTCTGGCAGGGCAAGCGCGTCTCCTACGAGCGCACCTTCGGCAACACGTGCGTGCGGGACTCCGTGGGCGGCGGCGTCTTCGCCTTCTAG
- a CDS encoding lactate 2-monooxygenase, translating to MAKHWADFQYEIYLNGMTGAVPRLPTDPTRLEELAEHRLGPGPVGYVAGSAGDGSTAHANRAALARRRIVPRMLRDVAERDLSVEVLGRALPAPLALAPVGVLSIMHPDAESAAARAAAVQGVPYILSSASSTPMEQVAEAMGDAERWFQLYWGKDREVTRSFLSRAKAAGFSVLVVTLDTPLLAWRPRDLDQAYLPFLHGVGTANYFTDPAFQAGLARPVHEDPNAAVLHFLGLFGDAGHTWPDLAFLREHWDGPIVLKGVLHPDDARLAADAGVDGVVVSNHGGRQVAGSVAAADALPRVADAVGDRLTVLFDSGVRTGDDMFKALALGARAVLLGRPYVYGLGLDGQAGVEHVIRCVLAEFDLTLALSGHTGPGTVTRADLVEEPN from the coding sequence ATGGCGAAGCACTGGGCGGACTTCCAGTACGAGATCTATCTGAACGGGATGACGGGTGCCGTGCCCCGGCTCCCCACCGACCCGACCCGGCTGGAGGAACTGGCCGAACACCGGCTCGGTCCGGGCCCGGTGGGCTATGTGGCGGGAAGCGCGGGCGACGGCAGCACGGCCCATGCGAACCGGGCCGCGCTCGCCCGGCGCCGGATCGTGCCGCGCATGCTGCGCGACGTGGCCGAGCGCGATCTGTCGGTCGAGGTGCTGGGCAGGGCCCTGCCTGCGCCGCTGGCACTGGCGCCCGTCGGCGTGCTGTCGATCATGCATCCGGACGCCGAGTCCGCCGCCGCCCGCGCCGCCGCCGTGCAGGGCGTGCCGTACATCCTCTCCTCGGCGTCGAGCACACCGATGGAGCAGGTCGCCGAGGCGATGGGGGACGCCGAGCGCTGGTTCCAGCTGTACTGGGGCAAGGATCGCGAGGTGACACGGAGTTTCCTGAGCCGGGCGAAGGCCGCCGGGTTCTCGGTGCTCGTGGTCACCCTGGACACCCCGCTGCTGGCCTGGCGGCCGCGCGATCTGGACCAGGCGTATCTGCCGTTCCTGCACGGGGTGGGCACCGCGAACTACTTCACCGACCCGGCGTTCCAGGCGGGGCTCGCGCGGCCCGTGCACGAGGACCCGAACGCGGCGGTGCTGCACTTCCTCGGCCTGTTCGGGGACGCCGGCCACACCTGGCCGGACCTGGCGTTCCTGCGGGAGCACTGGGACGGCCCGATCGTGCTCAAGGGCGTCCTGCACCCGGACGACGCCCGGCTCGCCGCCGACGCCGGAGTGGACGGCGTGGTGGTCTCCAACCACGGCGGCCGGCAGGTGGCCGGCTCGGTCGCCGCGGCCGACGCGCTTCCCCGGGTCGCGGACGCGGTCGGCGACCGGCTGACGGTGCTGTTCGACAGCGGGGTGCGCACCGGCGACGACATGTTCAAGGCGCTGGCCCTCGGCGCGCGCGCCGTGCTCCTCGGGCGGCCGTACGTCTACGGGCTCGGGCTGGACGGGCAGGCGGGCGTGGAGCATGTCATCCGGTGCGTGCTGGCGGAGTTCGACCTGACGCTCGCCCTGTCGGGGCACACCGGCCCGGGCACGGTGACCCGGGCGGACCTGGTCGAGGAGCCGAACTGA